The proteins below come from a single Mycolicibacterium sp. TY81 genomic window:
- a CDS encoding NAD-glutamate dehydrogenase, producing the protein MTENRGGLSGTTRSAGADGNAGLARAYLLTYRGPSDGSPADGGVTAPIDVAMATRVSPELLAAHYRLGHRRSTGETLVAIYSADDPGRFGPALQIVTDHSALLMDSVMVLLHRIGVAYTAIMSPEFRVRRDAAGEVVAMGPAGDPSAPADGVDETWIHVQLATMGDGKAVAEAAAVLPHALTDTRAVELDTPAMNAALVGLANALDADHNGRFPGYDRRDVAALLRWLADGHFVLLGYQQCTVEDGQAQVDPATRLGVAKLRTDVLPPLAGDDELLAVAQATMPSYLRYGAYPYIVVVRESAGPNGPAREHRFIGQFTVTAGNANVLEIPLISRRVNEALALSQGDPSRPGQLMLDIIQTIPRSELFSLTARDLVAMGKSVIDLGSRRRALLFLRADKLAHFVSCLVYLPRDRYTTDVRLAMQDILVRELGGESIEYTARVSESPWAVVHFTVRLGESASPATIDTSTANETRIQGLLTEAARTWGDRLIGAVTPGTITRAEAEHYAVAFPEVYKQAFTPAGAIEGISIIDQLQDDSVKLVLDYPEAGPDDDGTAQLTWYLAGRSASLSELLPMLQSMGVVVLEEQPFNVVRADGMPVWIYQFKISRHHSTVDAPEAEREVIATRFADAVTAIWQGKVEIDRFNELVLSAGLTWQQVTILRAYAKYLRQAGFPYSQSHIETVLRDNPATAKSLVELFEAVFDPTGADAADRAQTAAAAVAADIDALVSLDTDRVLRAFAALVQATLRTNYYVTAPGSARQRNALSFKLNPQLIDELPLPRPKYEIFVYSPRVEGVHLRFGNVARGGLRWSDRREDFRTEILGLVKAQAVKNAVIVPVGAKGGFVLKSPPAPTGDAAADRDALRNEGVACYRLFIAGLLDVTDNVETATGAVVPPPQVVRRDGDDAYLVVAADKGTATFSDIANDVAKSYGFWLGDAFASGGSVGYDHKAMGITAKGAWESVKRHFREIGHDTQTQDFTVVGVGDMSGDVFGNGMLLSKHIRLVAAFDHRHIFLDPNPDAARSWIERDRMFKLPRSSWDDYDKSLISEGGGVYSRDQKSITISPQVRAALGLAADVTELTPPALMKSILLAPVDLFWNGGIGTYIKAETESDADVGDRANDAIRVNGNQVRAKVVGEGGNLGVTQRGRIEFDLAGGHINTDAMDNSAGVDCSDHEVNIKILVDALVTSGKVAAAERTDLLMSMTDEVGRLVLADNISQNDLMGTSRANAASLLPVHAAQIRNLAAERGLNRELEALPSDKEIRRRMETGLGLTSPELATLMAHVKLALKEDVLNSDLPDQEVFAGRLPDYFPEELRDRFAADIRSHQLRREIITTMLVNDLVDTAGITYAYRVAEDVGVGPVDAVRSYVAVDKIFRVGEVWRNIRAAGLAGVPVDVTDRMTLDLRRLIDRAGRWLLNYRPQPLAVGAEANRFAAKVAELTPQMAQWLRGDDKAIAETDAAQFVAAGVSPDLAYMVATGLYQYSLLDVIDIADIAEREPAEVADTYFALTDNLGIDNLLTAVSELSRNDRWHSLARLAIRDDIYGSIRSLCIDVMAVGEVDETGEQKIHEWASTNSSRVMRARRTLTEILGDEVRDLATLSVAARQLRSMTTRTTGTGNQG; encoded by the coding sequence ATGACGGAAAATCGGGGCGGACTCAGCGGCACGACGCGGTCCGCCGGTGCGGACGGCAACGCTGGTCTCGCACGGGCATATCTGCTGACCTACCGCGGCCCCAGCGATGGTTCGCCGGCCGACGGTGGGGTCACCGCCCCGATCGACGTCGCGATGGCGACCCGCGTGTCCCCGGAGTTGCTGGCGGCGCACTATCGCCTCGGTCATCGCCGGTCGACGGGGGAGACCCTCGTCGCGATCTACTCCGCCGACGATCCCGGTCGCTTCGGCCCGGCGCTGCAGATCGTCACCGATCACAGCGCGCTGCTGATGGATTCGGTGATGGTGCTGCTGCATCGCATCGGTGTCGCCTACACCGCGATCATGAGTCCCGAGTTCCGGGTGCGGCGTGATGCGGCGGGCGAGGTCGTCGCGATGGGTCCGGCGGGTGACCCCAGCGCCCCGGCCGACGGCGTCGACGAGACCTGGATCCATGTGCAGCTGGCGACCATGGGTGACGGCAAGGCCGTCGCCGAGGCCGCGGCTGTGCTGCCGCACGCCCTGACCGACACGCGGGCGGTGGAACTCGATACGCCGGCGATGAACGCCGCGCTCGTGGGGTTGGCCAACGCGCTCGACGCCGACCACAACGGCCGGTTCCCCGGCTACGACCGGCGTGACGTGGCGGCCCTGCTGCGCTGGCTGGCCGACGGGCACTTCGTCCTGCTGGGCTACCAGCAGTGCACCGTGGAGGACGGGCAGGCGCAGGTGGACCCGGCGACCCGGCTCGGCGTGGCCAAGCTGCGCACCGACGTGCTGCCGCCGCTCGCGGGCGACGACGAACTGCTGGCGGTGGCCCAGGCCACCATGCCGAGTTACCTGCGCTACGGCGCCTACCCGTACATCGTGGTGGTCCGCGAGAGCGCGGGGCCGAACGGTCCGGCGCGTGAGCACCGCTTCATCGGTCAGTTCACCGTGACCGCGGGTAACGCCAATGTGCTTGAGATTCCCTTGATCTCACGTCGCGTCAACGAGGCATTGGCCTTGTCCCAGGGAGATCCGAGCCGGCCCGGGCAGCTGATGCTCGACATCATCCAGACCATTCCGCGCTCGGAGCTGTTCTCCCTGACCGCGCGCGACCTCGTCGCGATGGGCAAGTCCGTCATCGACCTGGGTTCGCGGCGGCGCGCGCTGCTGTTCCTGCGCGCCGACAAGCTGGCCCACTTCGTGTCGTGCCTGGTGTACCTGCCGCGCGACCGCTACACCACCGACGTCCGGCTGGCCATGCAGGACATCCTGGTGCGCGAACTCGGCGGCGAGAGCATCGAGTACACCGCCCGGGTCAGTGAATCGCCTTGGGCCGTCGTACATTTCACCGTCCGGCTGGGCGAGTCCGCGAGCCCCGCGACCATCGACACGTCGACCGCCAACGAAACCCGTATCCAGGGTCTGCTGACCGAGGCCGCCCGTACCTGGGGCGACCGCCTGATCGGGGCGGTCACGCCCGGCACCATCACCCGCGCCGAGGCCGAGCACTACGCGGTGGCGTTCCCCGAGGTCTACAAGCAGGCGTTCACGCCGGCCGGTGCCATCGAGGGCATCAGCATCATCGATCAGCTGCAGGACGACAGCGTCAAACTGGTGCTGGACTATCCCGAAGCCGGGCCCGACGACGACGGCACCGCCCAACTCACGTGGTATCTGGCCGGCCGGTCGGCCTCGCTGAGTGAGCTGCTGCCGATGCTGCAGTCGATGGGCGTGGTGGTGCTGGAGGAGCAGCCGTTCAACGTCGTGCGCGCCGACGGCATGCCGGTGTGGATCTACCAGTTCAAGATTTCCCGGCACCACTCCACCGTCGACGCCCCGGAAGCCGAGCGCGAAGTCATCGCCACCCGCTTCGCCGACGCGGTCACCGCCATCTGGCAGGGCAAGGTGGAGATCGACCGGTTCAACGAGCTGGTGCTGAGCGCGGGACTGACCTGGCAGCAGGTGACGATCCTGCGGGCCTACGCGAAATACCTGCGGCAGGCCGGTTTTCCGTACAGCCAGTCCCACATCGAGACGGTGTTGCGGGACAACCCGGCCACTGCGAAGTCGCTCGTCGAACTCTTCGAGGCGGTGTTCGACCCGACCGGGGCCGACGCCGCGGATCGCGCCCAAACGGCCGCGGCCGCCGTTGCCGCGGACATCGACGCCCTCGTGAGCCTCGACACCGACCGCGTGCTGCGGGCCTTCGCGGCGCTCGTGCAGGCCACCCTCCGCACCAACTACTACGTGACGGCGCCCGGCTCGGCGCGGCAGCGAAACGCGTTGTCGTTCAAGCTCAACCCGCAGCTCATCGACGAATTGCCGCTGCCCAGGCCCAAATACGAGATCTTCGTGTACTCGCCGCGGGTCGAAGGCGTGCACCTGCGGTTCGGCAACGTGGCGCGCGGCGGCCTGCGCTGGTCGGACCGGCGGGAGGACTTCCGCACCGAAATCCTGGGCCTGGTCAAGGCACAGGCGGTGAAGAACGCCGTCATCGTGCCCGTCGGTGCCAAGGGTGGCTTCGTGCTGAAGTCGCCGCCCGCCCCCACCGGTGACGCGGCTGCCGATCGCGATGCCCTGCGCAACGAAGGCGTCGCCTGCTACCGGCTGTTCATCGCCGGCCTGCTCGACGTCACCGACAACGTCGAGACGGCCACCGGCGCTGTCGTGCCGCCGCCGCAGGTGGTGCGCCGCGACGGCGACGACGCCTACCTGGTGGTCGCCGCCGACAAGGGCACCGCGACGTTCTCCGACATCGCCAACGATGTCGCCAAGTCATACGGCTTCTGGCTCGGCGACGCGTTCGCCTCCGGTGGTTCGGTGGGTTATGACCACAAGGCGATGGGCATCACCGCCAAGGGCGCGTGGGAGTCGGTCAAACGGCACTTCCGCGAGATCGGGCACGACACCCAGACGCAGGACTTCACCGTCGTCGGCGTCGGCGACATGAGCGGCGACGTGTTCGGCAACGGCATGTTGCTGTCCAAGCACATTCGCCTCGTGGCGGCCTTCGACCACCGGCACATCTTCCTGGACCCGAACCCCGATGCGGCCCGCTCGTGGATCGAACGCGACCGGATGTTCAAACTGCCCCGGTCGAGCTGGGACGACTACGACAAATCGCTCATCAGCGAGGGCGGTGGCGTCTACAGCCGCGACCAGAAGTCCATCACGATCAGCCCGCAGGTGCGCGCGGCGCTGGGTCTGGCCGCCGACGTCACCGAGCTGACCCCGCCGGCGCTGATGAAGTCGATCCTGCTGGCGCCGGTCGACCTGTTCTGGAACGGCGGTATCGGCACCTACATCAAGGCCGAGACCGAGTCGGACGCCGACGTCGGTGACCGCGCCAACGACGCCATCCGGGTCAACGGAAATCAGGTGCGCGCCAAGGTGGTCGGCGAGGGTGGCAACCTCGGTGTGACGCAGCGCGGCCGCATCGAGTTCGATCTGGCCGGCGGCCACATCAACACCGACGCCATGGACAACTCGGCGGGTGTGGACTGCTCCGACCACGAGGTCAACATCAAGATTCTGGTCGACGCACTGGTGACCTCGGGCAAGGTCGCGGCCGCCGAGCGCACCGACCTGCTGATGTCGATGACCGACGAGGTGGGCCGGCTCGTGCTGGCCGACAACATCTCTCAGAACGACCTGATGGGCACCAGCCGCGCCAACGCCGCCAGCCTGCTGCCGGTGCACGCCGCCCAGATTCGCAATCTGGCCGCCGAACGCGGCCTGAATCGCGAGCTGGAGGCGTTGCCGTCGGACAAGGAGATCCGCCGGCGGATGGAGACCGGGCTGGGGCTGACCTCGCCGGAGCTGGCCACCCTGATGGCGCACGTGAAGCTCGCGCTCAAAGAGGACGTGCTGAACAGTGATCTGCCCGACCAGGAGGTGTTCGCCGGACGACTGCCGGACTACTTCCCGGAGGAGCTGCGGGACCGGTTCGCCGCGGATATCCGGTCGCACCAGCTGCGCCGGGAGATCATCACCACGATGCTGGTGAACGACCTCGTCGACACCGCGGGCATCACCTACGCGTACCGCGTCGCCGAAGACGTCGGCGTGGGGCCGGTCGACGCGGTCCGCAGCTACGTCGCGGTCGACAAGATCTTCCGGGTCGGCGAGGTGTGGCGGAACATCCGGGCGGCCGGCCTGGCCGGTGTCCCGGTGGACGTCACCGACCGCATGACGCTGGACCTGCGTCGCCTCATCGACCGCGCCGGGCGCTGGCTGCTGAACTACCGGCCCCAGCCGCTGGCGGTGGGCGCCGAGGCCAACCGGTTCGCGGCGAAGGTGGCCGAGCTCACGCCGCAGATGGCGCAGTGGCTGCGTGGCGACGACAAGGCCATCGCCGAGACCGATGCGGCGCAGTTCGTGGCCGCCGGTGTCTCGCCGGACCTGGCGTACATGGTGGCCACCGGTCTGTACCAGTACAGCCTGCTGGACGTCATCGACATCGCCGACATCGCCGAGCGTGAGCCCGCCGAGGTCGCGGACACGTACTTCGCGCTGACGGACAACCTGGGCATCGACAACCTGCTCACCGCGGTCTCCGAACTCAGTCGCAATGACCGCTGGCATTCGTTGGCGCGCTTGGCGATTCGGGACGACATCTACGGGTCCATCCGGTCGCTGTGCATCGACGTGATGGCGGTCGGTGAGGTCGACGAGACCGGCGAGCAGAAGATCCACGAGTGGGCGTCGACCAACAGTTCCCGGGTGATGCGGGCCCGGCGGACGCTGACCGAGATCCTGGGTGACGAGGTGCGTGACCTGGCGACCCTGTCGGTGGCCGCGCGGCAACTGCGGAGCATGACCACGAGAACGACGGGAACGGGCAATCAGGGATGA
- a CDS encoding thioesterase family protein — protein MTERFTTPVPVRWSDIDMYQHVNHATMVTILEEARVPFLTEPFAEDVATTGLLIAEVNVKYKDQLRLVDSPLQVTIWTNRLRACDFTLGYEVRSAQADPDSKPAVIGETQLATFNIERQMLVRIAPHQREYLQRFAR, from the coding sequence GTGACTGAACGCTTCACGACGCCGGTGCCGGTGCGCTGGTCGGACATCGACATGTATCAGCATGTCAACCACGCCACCATGGTGACCATCCTCGAGGAGGCGCGGGTGCCGTTCCTCACCGAGCCCTTCGCCGAGGACGTCGCCACCACCGGCCTGCTGATCGCCGAGGTCAACGTGAAGTACAAGGACCAACTGCGCCTTGTCGATTCACCGCTGCAGGTGACCATCTGGACCAACCGGCTGCGTGCCTGCGACTTCACGCTGGGCTATGAGGTGCGGTCGGCGCAGGCCGATCCGGATTCCAAGCCGGCCGTGATCGGGGAGACCCAACTGGCCACCTTCAACATCGAGCGACAGATGCTGGTGCGCATCGCCCCGCATCAGCGGGAGTACCTGCAGCGTTTCGCGCGATGA
- a CDS encoding pyridoxamine 5'-phosphate oxidase family protein: MTSWKEFADAAPRIATTFVRRHTATGNLCMLGTLRSDGFPRISPMEPRFFEDELWISGMPHTTKFDDLARDPRFCLHTATVDTHVSDGDAKLWGVVEDVQDKALHRRFAEALYEQTGFDIRGQEFEHCYRANLVGASAVEVADGHLDITVWKPGKAEHVVRKH; this comes from the coding sequence ATGACCAGTTGGAAAGAGTTCGCGGACGCCGCGCCGCGAATCGCAACCACCTTCGTCCGCCGACATACCGCCACCGGGAACCTGTGCATGCTGGGCACGCTGCGCTCGGACGGATTTCCGCGCATCAGCCCCATGGAGCCACGGTTCTTCGAAGACGAACTGTGGATCTCGGGCATGCCGCACACCACGAAGTTCGACGACCTCGCCCGTGATCCGCGCTTCTGCCTGCACACCGCGACGGTCGACACCCACGTCAGCGATGGCGATGCGAAGTTGTGGGGTGTCGTGGAGGACGTGCAGGACAAGGCCCTGCACCGGCGGTTCGCCGAGGCGCTGTACGAACAGACCGGCTTCGACATCCGCGGCCAGGAGTTCGAGCACTGCTATCGCGCCAACCTGGTCGGGGCGTCCGCGGTCGAAGTGGCAGACGGACACCTCGACATCACGGTGTGGAAGCCCGGCAAAGCCGAGCACGTCGTCCGCAAGCACTGA
- a CDS encoding nuclear transport factor 2 family protein → MSTHSDIATNLYAAFAAHDPAGLAALLHPDFTGRVSAGMPFGLGGDIDSPEKMLSKVWGEAAAHFEIAPQPDEFVVVDDERIIAFGYYRGSSRATGKQYSAAFVHDITIRAGKVVGLVQITDTQRWHDALVAS, encoded by the coding sequence ATGAGCACACACAGCGACATAGCGACGAACCTGTACGCGGCATTCGCCGCGCATGACCCCGCCGGCCTCGCGGCGTTGCTACACCCCGATTTCACCGGCCGGGTCAGCGCGGGCATGCCGTTCGGCTTGGGCGGCGACATCGACAGCCCGGAAAAGATGTTGTCGAAGGTCTGGGGCGAGGCGGCCGCCCACTTCGAAATTGCGCCCCAGCCAGACGAATTCGTCGTCGTCGACGACGAACGCATCATCGCGTTCGGTTATTACCGAGGCAGCAGCCGCGCCACCGGGAAGCAGTATTCAGCGGCGTTCGTCCACGACATCACCATCCGGGCCGGCAAGGTCGTCGGACTGGTCCAGATCACCGATACCCAACGCTGGCACGACGCTCTCGTTGCGAGCTGA
- a CDS encoding TetR/AcrR family transcriptional regulator, whose product MGRPPRHSADDFVDAAIRLFAEGGVRALTMNAVAREISAPSGSIYHRFPDRAALLAAVWFRTTGDFQRGYLDVLGDSVTPASAVDAAVWIVDWCRTHLSEAVVLQAGVRAFEPDEWAEAARTDLAVRDENSKRDIDKAIRLLAKTSGRPVDQIAFALLDLPLAAVRRHLLAGEVPPKRTGKLVRDMVGLLLGVAGD is encoded by the coding sequence ATGGGAAGACCGCCGCGGCATTCTGCGGACGACTTCGTGGACGCCGCGATCCGGCTATTTGCCGAAGGTGGCGTGCGGGCGCTCACGATGAATGCGGTGGCCCGCGAAATCTCTGCCCCGAGTGGGTCGATCTACCACCGGTTTCCCGACCGGGCAGCACTGTTGGCTGCCGTCTGGTTTCGTACCACCGGGGATTTCCAGCGTGGCTATCTCGATGTCCTCGGTGATTCCGTCACGCCTGCCAGTGCCGTCGACGCCGCGGTCTGGATCGTCGACTGGTGTCGCACACACCTATCGGAAGCTGTTGTGCTGCAGGCCGGGGTGCGTGCGTTCGAGCCGGACGAGTGGGCGGAGGCAGCCCGGACGGATTTGGCGGTGCGGGACGAGAACAGCAAGCGCGACATCGACAAGGCAATTCGACTACTGGCCAAAACGTCTGGCCGTCCTGTCGATCAGATCGCGTTCGCATTGCTCGATCTGCCGCTGGCCGCCGTCCGGCGCCATCTGCTCGCCGGCGAAGTACCGCCCAAGCGGACCGGCAAGCTGGTGCGGGACATGGTCGGGCTGCTCCTCGGCGTTGCCGGCGACTAG
- a CDS encoding cyclase family protein, with amino-acid sequence MLVDLSHTIRAGLVTYPGLPAPSISDHLTREASRDVYAAGTEFAIGAITMVGNTGTYLDSPFHRYENGADLAGLDLNTLVDLPTIVVHRRDVTARAVAAAELPDDIEAGCAVLIDTGWDRYFGTPAYAVDAPFLSEGATELLVSRGVALVGIDSVNIDDAGPGAEGRRPIHTALLGNGIHVVEHLTNLASVPARGARFTAVPPRIEGFGTFPVRAYATIPD; translated from the coding sequence ATGCTCGTCGATCTGTCTCACACCATTCGTGCGGGGCTGGTGACCTATCCGGGGCTGCCGGCACCGTCGATCAGCGACCACCTGACCCGCGAGGCATCCCGCGACGTCTATGCCGCCGGCACCGAATTCGCGATCGGCGCGATCACGATGGTCGGCAACACCGGCACCTACCTCGACTCCCCGTTTCACCGTTACGAGAACGGCGCCGACCTGGCCGGCCTCGACCTGAACACCTTGGTGGACCTGCCGACGATCGTCGTGCACCGTCGGGACGTCACGGCACGCGCGGTCGCCGCCGCCGAGCTGCCCGATGACATCGAAGCCGGCTGTGCGGTGCTGATCGACACCGGGTGGGATCGATATTTCGGCACCCCGGCCTACGCCGTCGACGCGCCGTTTCTCTCCGAGGGCGCGACCGAGCTCCTGGTGAGCCGCGGGGTCGCGCTCGTCGGTATCGACTCCGTCAACATCGACGACGCCGGCCCGGGGGCCGAAGGCCGACGGCCCATCCATACCGCGCTGCTGGGCAACGGGATTCACGTCGTCGAGCACCTGACCAACCTGGCGTCGGTACCGGCCCGCGGCGCCCGCTTCACCGCCGTCCCACCGCGGATCGAAGGGTTCGGCACCTTCCCGGTCCGGGCATACGCGACCATCCCTGACTGA
- a CDS encoding SDR family NAD(P)-dependent oxidoreductase, whose amino-acid sequence MKINSLDPRLVVVTGAGNGIGRATAIRFAKGGAHVVVSDIDLDSAQATAAMIKGAGRRASAARLDVTDPEDWEAFASDVRTEHGVPDVVVNNAGIVVGGPFLELSAADWDKQLSVNLMGVVHGCRVFGAQMAERRRGGHIVNIASAAAFTPTPVMAPYSVSKAGVKMLSECLRLELRPYGIGVSAICPGVINTNIGDRAVTVGVDPALVAQAQRLTRQLQEFAEKLPFSPMSPDLVARAVVRAVSYDLAVVPVRAEAWLGYVMHRLAPGVNRRMTQPFSFDLLGKLAGPLLDRVTPSTAAKEAVPAR is encoded by the coding sequence ATGAAGATCAACAGCCTGGACCCACGGCTCGTGGTCGTCACCGGTGCCGGCAACGGCATCGGGCGCGCCACCGCGATCCGCTTCGCCAAAGGCGGTGCGCACGTGGTCGTCTCCGACATCGACCTCGACTCGGCACAAGCGACCGCCGCCATGATCAAAGGCGCCGGCCGCCGCGCGTCGGCAGCCCGGCTGGACGTCACCGATCCGGAGGACTGGGAGGCCTTCGCATCTGACGTTCGCACCGAGCACGGGGTGCCCGACGTCGTCGTCAACAACGCCGGCATCGTCGTCGGCGGGCCGTTCCTCGAACTGTCCGCGGCGGACTGGGACAAGCAGCTCAGCGTCAACCTGATGGGCGTGGTGCACGGCTGCCGGGTGTTCGGCGCGCAGATGGCCGAGCGCCGCCGGGGTGGTCACATCGTCAACATCGCATCGGCGGCGGCGTTCACGCCGACACCGGTCATGGCGCCGTACTCGGTGTCCAAGGCGGGGGTCAAGATGCTCAGTGAGTGCCTGCGCCTGGAGCTCAGGCCGTACGGCATCGGGGTCAGCGCCATCTGCCCCGGCGTCATCAACACGAACATCGGCGACCGCGCGGTGACCGTCGGCGTGGACCCCGCGCTCGTCGCACAGGCCCAACGTCTCACCAGGCAACTGCAGGAGTTCGCCGAAAAGCTGCCGTTCTCACCGATGAGCCCCGACCTCGTGGCGCGGGCCGTGGTGCGGGCCGTCAGCTATGACCTGGCGGTGGTGCCCGTGCGGGCCGAGGCCTGGCTCGGGTATGTCATGCACCGCCTCGCACCGGGCGTCAATCGCCGCATGACACAGCCCTTCTCGTTCGATCTGCTCGGGAAGCTGGCCGGGCCGTTGCTCGACCGGGTGACGCCGTCGACCGCCGCGAAGGAGGCCGTCCCGGCTCGCTAA
- a CDS encoding NAD(P)/FAD-dependent oxidoreductase yields the protein MTTSTKAARSATAERHEPDHEVVIVGAGFGGIGAGIALQRKGIHDFVIVDKWDHVGGTWHANTYPGVAVDIPSVIYSFSYEQRGGWSRVFAPGNELRDYADDMVDKYGLRDKLRLNTTVTAAAFDEQNSMWRLTFDGGAEITGRHVVMAVGGLERPKLPGIPGLQDFGGVLMHTALWDHDVELAGKRVAVIGTGATSLQLVPAIVDEVAHLTVFQRTPIWVFPKPDSTIHGISRAVLEIGQVRSALRAVGTVATEIGMGGMLTGPGWLVEATRKLAEAPVRAWMRSQVSDPETREKLIPRYGLGCKRPSMSNDYLKTFNRSDVSLVTDAIERITETGVVTADGVEHQVDVLICATGFKLWERDSVPPFPVVGRDGLDAAEFWAVNRFQAYQGVSVPGFPNMFMITGPYGFVLGSYLWMIEATAAHLSRAIAEAKRRGAREVEIRREVHDAYFRYCLRRQARNVLFTPTCAGSNTYYIDYHGDSPFRPTTHGEMYWQNRHYDLDVYRYGTGTADAHQVAATAKDAG from the coding sequence ATGACCACAAGCACGAAGGCCGCACGGTCGGCCACGGCGGAGCGACACGAGCCCGATCATGAGGTGGTGATCGTCGGTGCCGGGTTCGGCGGCATCGGCGCCGGGATCGCGCTCCAGCGCAAGGGAATACACGACTTCGTCATCGTCGACAAGTGGGATCACGTCGGCGGCACCTGGCACGCCAACACCTATCCGGGTGTGGCAGTGGACATCCCATCCGTCATCTACAGCTTCTCGTATGAGCAGCGCGGCGGCTGGTCACGCGTCTTCGCGCCCGGCAACGAGCTGCGGGACTACGCCGACGACATGGTGGACAAGTACGGCCTGCGCGACAAGCTGCGCCTCAACACAACCGTGACCGCAGCGGCGTTCGACGAGCAGAACAGCATGTGGCGGTTGACGTTCGACGGCGGCGCAGAAATCACGGGCCGCCACGTGGTGATGGCGGTCGGCGGACTCGAGCGGCCCAAACTTCCGGGCATTCCCGGTCTGCAGGATTTCGGCGGGGTGCTCATGCACACCGCGCTGTGGGATCACGACGTCGAGTTGGCCGGTAAGCGGGTCGCGGTCATCGGCACCGGCGCGACGTCGCTGCAACTGGTGCCGGCGATCGTGGACGAGGTGGCGCACCTCACGGTCTTCCAGCGCACGCCGATCTGGGTGTTTCCCAAGCCCGACAGCACGATTCACGGCATCTCCCGCGCAGTGCTGGAGATCGGCCAGGTGCGGTCCGCGCTGCGCGCCGTCGGTACCGTCGCGACCGAGATCGGGATGGGCGGAATGCTCACCGGGCCGGGTTGGCTGGTCGAGGCCACGCGCAAGCTCGCCGAAGCACCCGTGCGGGCGTGGATGCGCAGCCAGGTCAGCGATCCGGAGACCCGGGAGAAACTGATCCCCCGCTACGGCCTGGGCTGCAAGCGCCCGTCGATGTCCAACGACTACCTCAAGACGTTCAACCGCAGTGACGTCAGCCTGGTGACCGACGCCATCGAGCGCATCACCGAGACCGGCGTGGTGACGGCCGACGGTGTCGAGCACCAGGTGGACGTCCTCATCTGCGCGACCGGATTCAAACTGTGGGAACGGGATTCGGTGCCGCCCTTCCCCGTCGTCGGCCGCGACGGGCTCGATGCCGCGGAGTTCTGGGCGGTCAATCGTTTTCAGGCCTATCAGGGCGTGTCCGTACCCGGCTTCCCGAACATGTTCATGATCACCGGGCCCTACGGCTTCGTGCTCGGGTCGTACCTGTGGATGATCGAGGCCACCGCGGCACACCTGAGTCGCGCGATCGCCGAAGCCAAGCGTCGCGGCGCCCGGGAGGTCGAGATCCGGCGCGAAGTCCATGACGCCTATTTCCGGTACTGCCTCCGCCGACAGGCGCGCAATGTCCTGTTCACGCCCACCTGCGCAGGGTCCAACACGTATTACATCGACTATCACGGTGATTCCCCGTTCCGGCCGACGACGCACGGCGAGATGTACTGGCAGAACCGCCATTACGACCTCGACGTGTATCGGTACGGGACCGGCACCGCCGATGCCCACCAAGTAGCAGCCACCGCGAAGGACGCCGGATGA
- a CDS encoding metal-dependent hydrolase has protein sequence MSADPITAHAVAFPKVRRMRFRFGEPEPLHRHFVEGDIVFSHLVAVLSGSFPPGEESFIRSVRRFSDQITDPVLKKRVAGFIGQESVHGQEHRKLNTQLAEMGYPLVRFLLFAPTSVRQKVVLRIEKLIPAKVHLAMTAAAEHYTAVLGARVLSNDEIQAIPGDPEVWRLLNWHAMEELEHKSVAFDVYRSVGGSERTRIAVMWFMYFLTIPVVTAAVALSILLDPTAWPRPITVLRQTYDVFRGPLLRGFLGEIAEYLRPGFHPDDVPTDELLARWQHDLFGADGELVGYVR, from the coding sequence ATGAGTGCTGACCCGATCACCGCGCACGCGGTCGCTTTTCCCAAGGTGCGGCGGATGCGGTTCCGGTTCGGCGAACCCGAACCGCTGCACCGGCATTTCGTCGAGGGCGACATCGTGTTCAGCCACCTGGTGGCGGTGCTGTCCGGTTCCTTCCCGCCCGGCGAGGAGTCGTTCATCCGGTCCGTTCGCCGCTTCTCCGACCAGATCACCGACCCGGTACTGAAGAAGCGCGTCGCAGGGTTCATCGGCCAGGAGTCCGTGCACGGCCAGGAGCACCGCAAGTTGAACACCCAGCTCGCCGAGATGGGCTATCCCCTCGTGCGGTTCCTGCTGTTCGCCCCGACGAGCGTGCGCCAGAAGGTGGTGCTGCGCATCGAGAAGTTGATCCCGGCGAAGGTGCATCTGGCGATGACGGCCGCCGCCGAGCACTACACCGCGGTCCTGGGCGCGCGGGTGCTGTCGAACGACGAAATCCAGGCGATCCCAGGCGATCCCGAGGTCTGGCGCCTGTTGAACTGGCACGCCATGGAGGAACTCGAGCACAAGTCCGTCGCCTTCGACGTCTACCGGTCGGTGGGCGGTTCCGAGCGCACGCGCATCGCGGTCATGTGGTTCATGTACTTCCTGACCATCCCCGTGGTCACCGCCGCGGTGGCGTTGTCGATCCTGTTGGACCCGACGGCATGGCCGCGACCGATCACGGTGCTGCGCCAGACCTACGACGTCTTCCGCGGACCCCTGCTGCGCGGCTTCCTGGGAGAGATCGCCGAGTACCTGCGGCCCGGCTTCCACCCCGACGACGTGCCCACCGACGAGCTCCTCGCCCGGTGGCAGCACGACTTGTTCGGCGCCGACGGCGAGCTCGTCGGCTACGTCCGGTAG